The Pseudomonas nunensis genome includes the window ATGCCGTCGCCGGCCGGGATCACGGTTTGTTTGCAGATACAGGCGTCCACCGGTTTGCTGCAATCCGGGCAATGACGACCTGCGTCGGTGGAAAATACCAGGCCACCAAGGGCGGCGAAGGATGCGGCTTTTTTGGCCACCGGCAATCCTCTTGGGAGGACAAAGACTGGTCGCGGCACTTGGGCAAGTGCCATCGACCGCGAAGCCCCACTCAGGCAGGGGCAGCGCTACTGAACCGTTACATCTCTGCGTAGGAGCGCAGGATCGTAGGAGCTGACGAGTGCAACGAGGCTGCGATCTTTTGATTTTTCTTTTGAATCAAGATCAAAAGATCGCAGCCTCGTTGCACTCGTCAGCTCCTACGGGCCCTTCGAGCCCAACAACAAGCCATACCGGTTCAGCTTGAAAAGGTCGCGCAGTGTAACGGCAAAAAGCCGACTTGCTAAGAGCCAATCAGCGCCAATTTATGCCTCTTTTGCGACGCCGGTTTGCTGCGCCTTCAGATAACGCTTCAACGCCGCCAAAGAGTCCGGGCAATAAGGCTTTTGCTGGATTTCCAGCATCACCTGATCGATCGGGATAAACCGCGCTTCGAGCACCTCTTCCGGCTGCAGGATCAATGGACCGTCCCACACCGCCGAAAACGCCGAACACCACAGCCGATTGCCGGTGTCTTCGAAGAAAAAATGATCATGGGCGGTCAATTCCACACCGCTCACACCCAATTCTTCTTCCAGCTCACGGGCGGCGGACTCGGCATAACTCTCGTTCACCTGCACCATGCCCCCCGCTGCCACGTCCCAGTAACCGGGATAAATGGCTTTGCTCAGGGTGCGTCGATGCACGCAAAGCTCACCGGCCGAGTTGAACAGCATGATGTAGGTGCCGCGCCCGATCAGCCCGCGTTCGCGCAAATCGCTGCGCACCAGGGCGCCGAGCAGGTTGTCCTGCTCGTCGACCCAAGCGATATGTTCGGCATCCGAGGCCGCGCGATGGGCGGCCTCTTGTGCTTTATCGACCATGACTCAGCCCTGATTGAGCAGTTGACGCAGATCGATCACGGCCGCGTTGGCCCGGGAAATATAGTTGGCCATGACCAGCGAGTGGTTGGCCAGCACCCCGAAGCCGCTGCCGTTGAGGATCATCGGGCTCCAGACCGGCTCTTGCGAAGCCTCCAGTTCACGAATGATCTGACGCACGCTGACCGTGGCGTTTTTCTTCGCCAGTACGTCGGCGAAGTCGACTTCAATGGCGCGCAGTAGGTGGGACAAGGCCCAGGCCTGACCGCGCGCTTCATAGAACACGTTGTCGATCTGCATCCACGGGGTTTCGACGATTTCCTCGTCAACCTGCGGCACTTGGCCCGGCACCACCACTTCGGTTTTCAGCGAAGTGTTGAGCTTGACCCGGCCAACACTGGCCGACAGGCGTTGCGACAGCGAACCCAAACGGGTCCCGACGTCACCCAGCCAGTTGTTCAGGTTGTCGGCACGCGCATAGAACAAGGCGTTTTTCTGCGCAGGATCGGAGAGTCGTGCCTGGTAGCGGCTCAGGGAGTTGATACCTTCCTGATATTCCGACTCACTGGATGGCAACACCCAGCTCTTGTTATCGAAGTTGAAACGCGGCTCGGCCTTGGCCAAATCCGAATCTTCCGCCGATTGCGACTGCGACCGCGCAAAGTCTTTACGCAGGGCGCGAGTCAGGTCGCGGACCTGGACCAGCACGCCATATTCCCAGCTCGGCATGTTGTCCATCCACAGGCCCGGCGGGAAGCGGTCGTTGGAAATGTAGCCGCCCGGCTTGGTCAGCAACGTGCCGGCGACGGTCTTGAGGGTTTCCACCGTGGTGTAACCGACGACCATCTGCTTGCCTTGTTGCTCAGCAGCCACTTGGGCATTTTGCTGGACCGGAAACAGCGCAGGCTCTTCGCTCCAGTACCAACCCAGGCCAATGGTCACCAACAGGTAAATGACAATCAGAGTGGCCAGCGCCCGGCTGAACAACAGGCCGCTGATATAGCTGCGGGTGGCCGATTTCGGTTCAGCGGCACGTTCAGGTGCGCTGCCCGCGCGGTTCTTCCAGTCCAGCATGGCGATATCCTTTCAATCACTTGAGTTCATCGGTTCGACCACAACCCTACGCCATCGTGCCGCTTTTTACCGCACCTGAATCCTGCGCGAAACAGCGAGCCATACAATCGCAGTGATCGAGGCGTCACTATAAATGAAGCACAGACTTTGTAGCAGCTGCCGAGCCTGCGAGGCTGCGAGGCTGCGTTCGGCTGCGCAGCCGTCGTGAAACCTGAGCACGAGGTCTTCCTGGAACACCGAGCGGCCTGATTTCACGACGGCTTCGCCGCCGAACGCAGGCTTCGCCAGCTGCTACAAGGACCTGCGCGACCAGTCGGTCAGGAACTGAATGAGGTCGCTTTGCAGATTATTGACGTACGACACTCATGTTACGGAAAAGAGGTGCTAGCATAGAGCCACCAGTCGATCTCAGCATGCACCCTAACTAGTAGTCAGGATATGACCGAGCCAGAAGACCCCAGCCGTGAGCGCCTCAAGCACCACTTTGCCCAGCGGGTAATTCATCAGGCACGTCAGATTCTTGAGATATGGCAGCGCCTGCAACGCAGCGAGTGGTCCACTACCGATTTGTCCGAGCTGAGCGAGGCCAACCTGCGCCTGCTGCGGTTTGCCGAACGCTTCGAACAGCCGGAACACTCGCAACTGGCGCGCCACATCGGCCAGTCGCTGGAAGCCGTGGACGCCAATCGCGGACGCCTGAGCAGCGGCCTGATCACTGACCTCAATCGTTTGATGCAGCGCTTGTCGCGCACAGGCCTGCGTCACGGCGATCAACTGGACCAGACTTTCCTGCCACCGCTGCGCAAGCCCATCTACGTGATGCTGCAAGATCACGATCGCGCCGAGCGGCTGGCCAAACAACTTGAGTTCTTCGGGCTCAGCGCCCAGTCCCTCGACAGTGTGTCGGCGTTTCGCTCCTCGATGGTCGAGCGTTTGCCGGCGGCGATTGTCATGGACGTGGACTTCAGCGGTCCCGGTATCGGCCTGAAACTGGCCGCCGAAGCCCAGGTTGGCCTCGACGAACCTTTGCCGCTGTTGTTTTTCAGTCTGCACGAAACCGACACCCCGACCCGGCTCGCTGCCGTGCGCGCCGGCGGCCAGGAATTCCTCACCGGCACCCTCGAAGCGTCGAGCCTGCTGGAGAAGATCGAAGTCCTGACCTGCGTCGCCCAGTACGAACCGTATAAAGTGCTGATCATCGACGACTCCCGCGCCCAGGCCTTGCACACCGAGCGCCTGCTCAATAGCGCCGGGATCGTCACGCGGACCTTGATCGAGCCGATCCAGGCGATGGCGGAATTGGCAGATTTCCAGCCTGACCTGATCATCCTCGACATGTACATGCCGGCCTGCACCGGTACGGAACTGGCCAAGGTCATCCGCCACAACGACCGCTACGTCAGCGTGCCGATCATTTACCTGTCCGCCGAAGACGATCTGGACAAGCAGCTCGACGCCATGAGCGAGGGCGGCGACGACTTCCTGACCAAACCGATCAAGCCTCGGCACCTGATCACTACCGTGCGCAACCGCGCGGCCCGGGCGCGCAACCTGAAGGCGCGGATGGTCCGTGACAGCCTCACCGGTTTGTACAACCACACTCATATTCTGCAATTGCTCGAAGACTGCTCGTTCCGCGCTCGCCGCGAGAACAAGCCGCTGAGCTTTGCGATGCTCGACATCGACCACTTCAAACGGGTCAACGACAGCCATGGCCACCCCATGGGCGACCGGGTGATCAAGAGCCTGGCGCTGTTTCTCAAGCAGAGGCTGCGCAAGACCGACTTCATTGGCCGGTACGGCGGCGAAGAATTCGCCATCGTCATGCCCGACACTGATGTCGAATCGGCCCACAAGGTGTTGGATGAAATCCGTCAGCGCTTTGCCGAAATTCACTACCCGGCCCAGCCGCAGGACCTTTGGTGCACGTTCAGCGCCGGAGTGGTCGAGCTGCGCGAAGATTCCGACAGTCTGATGATGGCCAGCCAAGCGGACGAGGCGCTGTACCGCGCCAAGGACGCCGGACGCAATCGCGTGCAGGCCGCGCGGGCGTCAAAGCAAAGTGCCACTTTTTCATCGGAATCCACCGAATCGGTCATAACCCTGTAACACAAACGCAATAAATTCAGGCGCTTACCATTCTGCCGTTGGTAGATCCGCCATGCGCCTGAAGCTGCTGACCAATCTCAATACCCTCCTGCTTGTCGCCGTGTGCGTCGCCCTCGGCGCCACGCTGTGGTGGTCGCAAAAAGCCCTGGAGCGCCCCTATCTGTT containing:
- a CDS encoding NUDIX hydrolase produces the protein MVDKAQEAAHRAASDAEHIAWVDEQDNLLGALVRSDLRERGLIGRGTYIMLFNSAGELCVHRRTLSKAIYPGYWDVAAGGMVQVNESYAESAARELEEELGVSGVELTAHDHFFFEDTGNRLWCSAFSAVWDGPLILQPEEVLEARFIPIDQVMLEIQQKPYCPDSLAALKRYLKAQQTGVAKEA
- a CDS encoding DUF2333 family protein encodes the protein MLDWKNRAGSAPERAAEPKSATRSYISGLLFSRALATLIVIYLLVTIGLGWYWSEEPALFPVQQNAQVAAEQQGKQMVVGYTTVETLKTVAGTLLTKPGGYISNDRFPPGLWMDNMPSWEYGVLVQVRDLTRALRKDFARSQSQSAEDSDLAKAEPRFNFDNKSWVLPSSESEYQEGINSLSRYQARLSDPAQKNALFYARADNLNNWLGDVGTRLGSLSQRLSASVGRVKLNTSLKTEVVVPGQVPQVDEEIVETPWMQIDNVFYEARGQAWALSHLLRAIEVDFADVLAKKNATVSVRQIIRELEASQEPVWSPMILNGSGFGVLANHSLVMANYISRANAAVIDLRQLLNQG
- the gcbA gene encoding diguanylate cyclase GcbA; this encodes MTEPEDPSRERLKHHFAQRVIHQARQILEIWQRLQRSEWSTTDLSELSEANLRLLRFAERFEQPEHSQLARHIGQSLEAVDANRGRLSSGLITDLNRLMQRLSRTGLRHGDQLDQTFLPPLRKPIYVMLQDHDRAERLAKQLEFFGLSAQSLDSVSAFRSSMVERLPAAIVMDVDFSGPGIGLKLAAEAQVGLDEPLPLLFFSLHETDTPTRLAAVRAGGQEFLTGTLEASSLLEKIEVLTCVAQYEPYKVLIIDDSRAQALHTERLLNSAGIVTRTLIEPIQAMAELADFQPDLIILDMYMPACTGTELAKVIRHNDRYVSVPIIYLSAEDDLDKQLDAMSEGGDDFLTKPIKPRHLITTVRNRAARARNLKARMVRDSLTGLYNHTHILQLLEDCSFRARRENKPLSFAMLDIDHFKRVNDSHGHPMGDRVIKSLALFLKQRLRKTDFIGRYGGEEFAIVMPDTDVESAHKVLDEIRQRFAEIHYPAQPQDLWCTFSAGVVELREDSDSLMMASQADEALYRAKDAGRNRVQAARASKQSATFSSESTESVITL